A region of the Candidatus Tanganyikabacteria bacterium genome:
CACCTTCGGCCAGGTGAGCCCGGACGGCCGGGAGGCCACGCTCATGGCCGCCTGGCTGCACCTGGGCAATCCGCTCGATCATGAAACGGTCCGCGTCCGGCGTGGGCCGGACGGCTACGAGGCCGCCGATCCGGCGGTCGGAACCTGGGCGCCCTTCTTGAAGCTGCCGCTGGCCGCCACGCACACCTACGCGGTACCTTCCCAGATCCTCATATCCCGGCATTTCCCGGCGGTGCCGCAGCGCGTGGCCCAGACGGGGCGCGGCGTCGAGACCGTGACCGTGCCGGCCGGACGCTACGCGGCATATCGGGTGGATCTGCGGCTCGGCGGCACGCTTGCGGGCGCGCCGTTTTCCCAGACCGCGGCGCTCTGGCTGGCCCCCGGCGTGGGCGAGGTGCGGTTCGAGCAGCACTGGGAGGGCGTGTCGCTGGTGCGGGAGCTGACCGAGATAGAGCCATGATCCGCCGCCGGCACGGAGGCCGGCGCCACCCGATCGACCGCCTGGCCGGGTGGGGCCGGCGCCACCCGATCGACCGCCTGGCCGGGTGGGGCCGGCGCCACCCGATCGACCGCCTGGCCGGGAGAGTCCGGCGCCACCCGATCGACCGCCTGGCCGGGTGGGGCCGGCGCCACCCGATCGACCGCCTGGCCGGGAGAGTCCGGCGCCACCCGATCGACCGCCTGGCCGGGTGGGGCCGGCGTCCCTGCCTGCCTCATGCCCCCGATTTCCCCAGTTCCCGCACGGCCTGGAAGCCCGGCATGATGACCGCCAGGCCCTGCCTGGACCAGCGGCGGAGTTCGGCCCGGAAGTCCGGGTGAGCCAGGCCGATCAGGGCGTCGGCGCGTTCGCGCAACGTCATGCCGTGCAGGTTGGCGGCGCCGTACTCGGTGACCACCCAGTGCACGTGCGCCCGGGTGGTGGTGACGGCGGCGCCGGGGCCCAGCATGGGCGTGATCCGCGAGGCCGAAGCGCCGCGTGCCGTGGCTGGGAGAGCGATGATGGGCAGGCCGCCCTTCGAGAGGGCCGCGCCGCGCAGGAAGTCCACCTGCCCGCCCACGCCGCTGTACAGGTACGGGCCGATGGATTCGGCGCACACCTGGCCGGTCAGGTCTATCTCGATCGCCGAATTGATGGCCACCATCCGCTCCTGGTGCTTGATGATGGCCGGATCGTTGGTGTAGTCGGTGCCACGCAGGTGCACGGCCGGGTTGTCGTCGAGGTAGTCGAACATGCGCCGGCCGCCCAGGGCGAAACTGGCCACCGTCACGCCGGGATCGAGGGACTTGCGGGCGTTGGTCACGACCCCCGCCTCGATGAGGTCGACGATCTCCTCGGACAGCAACTCGCTGTGGATGCCCAGGTCGGCGTGATTGGCCAGGGCGCGCAAGATGGCGCCCGGGGCGGCACCCACGCCCACCTGGAGCGTCGCGCCGCCGGGGATCAGGTCGGCCACCAGGCGGCCGATCTCCTCCGAGGCTGGATCGCCCCGATGCGCGGGCTTCTCGGGCAACTCGCACGCCTCCTCGACGGCGGCGGCGAAGCGGCTGACGTGGACCTGGGCGTCGCCATGGGTGCGCGGCATGCGGGGGTTGATGTGCGCCACGACCGTGCCGGCGCTGTCCACGGCGGCGCGGGCGACGTCCACCGACGTGCCCAGCGTGCAGAAGCCGTGGGCGTCCGGCGGCGACACCTGGACCATGGCGACGTCCACGTGGAGCTTGCCGTTGCGGATGAGGTGGGGCACGTCGGAGAGGAAGACCGGCGTGTAGTCGGCGTTGCCCTCGTTGACCGCGGCGCGGGTGTTGGCGCCGCAAAACAGCGCGTTGTGGCGCAGGTGGCCGGCCAGTTGCGGGTCCACGTGCGGCGCCGGCAACTCCGAGTGGAGGTGCACGATCTCGACGTCGGAGAGTTCGGGGGCTCGCCGGCAAAGGGCCTCGAGCAGCACCATGCTCGTGGCATGGCCGCCCTGGAAGAAGACCCGCTGGCCGGACTGGACCAGCTTCACCGCTTCGTCTGGAGTCATGGGTTTCCGCCTTCCGACACGTGATGGTGGTGGTGAGAGTCGTGCGCCGCGGCTCCGCCCGGCACGGCGAGGCCGCGCCCGGCCAGCGTCCAGAGGCCCAGGCCCAGGATCGCGACGGCGGCGGCCCGGTTGAGCAACGTTCCCGCGCCGCGCCGCCACGCCCACGTGAAAAGCCCGCCCAGGGCCGCGAGCGGCAGCATGCCGCCCATGCCGAAGCTGGCCAGGAGCAGGGCGCCGCGCACCGGATCGGCGCTGCCCGCGGCGACCGCCGCCGCGCTGTAGAGCACCCCGCAGGGCAGGACGGCCAGGGCCAGCCCGACGCAGAACGGTCCGGCCACCCCGGGGAGCCGCAGAGCGGCGCCGACCAGGCGGGAAAACGCCTGGAAGCGCGGCAGCTTCAGCCCCTTGAAGCCCAGTTGCTCGAGCGCCAGCAGCACCAGCAGGCCGCCGGCCAGGATCGCCGCCACGCGCGGCAGCATGAGCGCCCCCGCCCCGAGATCGAGCAGGGCGCCGGCCGCGCCGCAGGCGGCTCCCAGTGCGGTGTATCCGGCTAGCCGGCCCGCCTGGAACGCGAACCCCCGGCCGACGCCGCCGCCCTGGGAGCATGCTCCCACGAGCGCGCCGCACATCGCGCCGCAGTGGGCGCTGGCCGCCAGGCCCATGGCCAGCATTCCGAGGGTATCGAACACGACGGCGCCATTGTCCCAGCCTGCCGGGGCCGCAGGTATCCGCATTTCTCCGATCTACCTAGGGGAATACGAAGAAGATACGTACGCGATTACGGATGGTTACGAAGTGTTTCGCTTGGCGTCGGAAACCCCCGAAAGGCCAGGCTTCGGTGTAACCTTGTACGTGTCATAGAGTGCCCTTAGCTAGCCGGAAGGACGATCCGCCGCTGCAGGTCAAAGAACGCAAACTGCGGGCTCTCGTCGACGCAGGCATCCTGCTCACGCAGGAACTTTCGCTCGACGCGGTGCTCCAGCGCATCGTGGAAGTCGCTAGCCAGTTGCTGGCGGCTCGCTATGCGGCGCTCGGCGTGCTGGCCGAGGACGGCATGTCGCTCAAGACCTTCGTCACGACCGGTCTGTCCGAGGAGCAGAAGCGCGCCATCGGCAACTACCCGACCGGGCGCGGCCTGCTGGGCGCGGTGATCCGCGCCGGCAAGCCGTTGCGACTGGCCGATCTCACGAAGCACCCGGCGTCGGCCGGCTTCCCGGACCATCACCCGCCCATGAAGAGCTTCCTGGGCGTGCCTATTTCGTTTCGGGGCAAGGTCTTCGGCCGGCTGTACCTGACCGAGAAGATAGGCGGCGAGGAGTTCAGCCTCGAAGACGAGGAACTGGCCTCCGTGCTCGCGGCGCAGGCGGGCGTCGCGGTCGAGAACGCGTTGCTGTACCAGCAGGCCCGGGAAGCCAACCGGCTCAAGAGCGAGTTCCTGGCCAACATGAGCCACGAGTTGCGCACGCCGATGAACGCCATCATCGGCTTCACCGAACTGGTGCTCTCGGGCTCGCACGGCCCGCTCACCGACAAGCAGGAGCGAAGCCTGGAGCGCGTGCTGCGCAACGGCAAGAACCTCCTGGGCCTCATCAACGACGTGCTCGACCTGTCCCGCATAGAGGCCGGGAAGATGGCCATCACCGAGGAGGATTTCCGGCCGCTGCAGACCATCCAGGCCGTCTTCTCGACGCTCGAGCCGATGGCCACGCAGAAGCGCCTCGGCGTCGTGGTCATCGACGACGGCGCGCCGGATGTGGTACGCGGCGACGAGGCCCGGGTACGCCAGATCGTGCTCAACCTGGTTTCAAACGCGATCAAGTTCACGCATACCGGCGAGGTCCGGGTGATCGCCCGGCGCGAGGATGCCGAGCGCTGGTCGATCCGCGTCGAGGACACCGGCATCGGCGTCGCGCCCGAGCATCTGGACGTCATCTTCGAGGAGTTCCGGCAGGTAGACGCCTCATCGTCCCGGCAGGCCGGCGGCTCGGGGCTGGGCCTGGCCATCAGCCGCAACCTGGCGCGCCTGATGAACGGCGAACTGCGGGTCGAGAGCGAGGTGGGCAAGGGCAGCGCCTTCACGGTGGTTCTGCCGGTGCAGCTCATCGCCCGGCTCGGCGCCGCCGAACCGCTGCCCGAGCCCGACGCGGCGAGCCGCAAGCCGGGCCGCTGCATCCTGGCCATCGACGACGATCCCGACGTCCTGGATCTGATGACCGAGAAGCTGGCCGGGTCGGGTTACCAGATCTTCACGGCCAAGACCGGCGAGGAAGGCCTCCGGCTGGCGCGCGAGCTTGCCCCCGACGTCATCACCCTCGATATCATGATGCCGCGCCTGGATGGCTGGCAGGTGCTGCGCAGCCTCAAGGAGGCGGATCAGACCCGCGACATCCCGGTGGTCATCGTGTCCATCCTCGAGAACCGCACCCTGGGCTTCAGCCTCGGGGCCGCCGAGTACCTGGTCAAGCCGGTCAGCCGCGACAGGCTCCTGTCGGTGCTCGACCGGCTCGCCCTGTCGACCGAGGGGCGGATCCTGGTCGTCGACGACACTCCCGACGATCGCCTCCTGGTGCGCGAGGCCCTCGAGGCGGCGGGCTTCGACGTCGCCGAGGCGGCCAACGGCCCGGACGCCCTGGCCTGGATGGAGCGGGAAGTCCCGCGGCTGCTGGTCCTGGACCTGATGATGCCCGGCATGGACGGCTTCGAGGTGCTGCTGCGCGTGCGCGAGCGGCCGGCCCTGCGCAACCTGCCGATCTTGATCTTCACGGCGATGGACCTCTCCCCCGAGATGCGCGAGCGCCTGGAGACGGGCACGCAGCGGGTGCTCTCCAAGGCGACCACCCCGGCCGAGCAGCTCATCGACGAGTTGCGCGCGCTGATGCGCGGCCTCGACTGGCGCGAATCCGCCGCGCGGCAGGGGGCGTAGGCCGTGATGGCGCGCATCTTGCTCGTCGAGGATGTCGAGGACAACCGCGATCTGGCGCGCGAACTGCTCGAGGAAGCCGGCTTCGAGGTCGTCGAGGCGGTCAACGGGCTCGAGGCGCTGGATCTCGTCAAGTCCGAGGCCTTCGACATGGTGCTCTTGGATCTGTCGCTGCCGCTGGTGGACGGCTGGGAGACCCTCAGGCAGATGCGGGCGAGCGCCGATCTGGCCAAGATCCCCGTCGTGGCGGTCACGGCGCACGTGATGGCGGGAGATCGCGAGCGGGTCCTCGAGGCCGGCTTCATCGGCTACATCCCCAAGCCGATCTCGGTCGGCACCTTCGCCCAGGAAGTGCGGGCATACCTGGCCGCGCTCAAGAGATGACCGTGGAAACGCCCATCATGCGGGATCAGCGCCCGCGGGTCCTGGCGATCGACGACAACGAGGACAACCTCGCGCTGCTGGAAGGGGTCCTGGACAGCTGCGATCTCACGCTCGCCGGCAGCGGGCCGGCGGGGCTCGAGATCGCCCGCAGCTCCCATCCCGACCTCATCCTCCTGGACATCCAGATGCCGGGAATGGACGGCTTCTCGGTGCTCCAGGCCCTCAGGGCCGACGACCGCACCGCCCGCATCCCCGTGGTGCTGCTCACGGCGGCCTACCGCGACGCCGAGAGCATCGCGCGCGGGCTGGAACTCGGGGCGGCCGAGTACCTCACCAAGCCGATCCAGGCCGAGGAACTGCGGGTGCGGGTCGGGGCGGTGCTGCGATCGACGGCGTCCGAGCGCGAGCTGGCGCGCTTGCGCCGCGATTTCTCGTCGATGCTGCTGCACGACCTGCGCACGCCCCTGGAGTCGGTGCGCCTGGCGGTGTCGCTGCTGGGAGGCCAGGCGCCCGAGGACCGGCGCAAGGAACTCGTGGCGATGGCCAACGGCGGCCTCATCGAGGTCGTCGACCTGGTCGAGGGGCTCATCGAGGGCTACCGCCTCGACGAGGGCGAACTGGTCCTGGATCGGCGCGACGTCAACATCTCGCAGCTCGCGGCCGCCATCGTCTCCCGCTTCGCGCTCATCGCCAAGCAGCGCCAGATGCGCATCCTGCCCGAGATCGCGCCGCCCGACCTCAGGGCCTATGCCGACGAGCGCATCCTGCGCCGCGTGCTCAACAACCTCGTCGGCAACGCCCTCAAGTACGCCGAACCGGGCGACATCCGCGTTCGCGCCGTCATCGAGGGGCGCCGCCTCAAGGTCGAGGTGATCGACTCGGGACCGGGGATGGAACCCGAGGTGCGCGACCGGGCGTTCGATCGCTTCTTCCACCAGGGCCGCCGCCGGGACAAGCACCAGGGCGGCTTCGGGCTGGGCCTGGCCTTCTGCAAGCAGGCCGTGGAGGCCCATGGCGGCGAGATAGGCATCGACAGCGCGCAGGGCCGCGGCACGCGCGTCTGGCTCTTCCTGCCCTGCCGGAACTCCTAGAACTCGGGCGTCTTGACCACCAGGACCGGCACGGGCGACAGGCAGGCCACGCCGTCGGACACGCTGTCGGGCGGGGCGGCGCCGGATTGCTGGCGCGTCCGGCAGCCCAGGACGATGAGATCGACCTTTTCGTCCACCGCCGTCTCGACGATCGTGGCCGCCACGTCCTCGCCGACCCGCCAGAGGGCCTTGCCGGTGAGGCCGTGCGCCCGGAGCAGGGCCTTGGCGTTGGCCAGGGTCGAGATGCCGGCCGCGGTGCGGGACACCGTGAGCACGAGGATCTCGGGCACGCCTTCGCGCAGCGGAAGATGCGCCACGTGATCGAGCGCGAACTCCGCGCTCTGTGTGCCGTCCGTCGCCACCAGCAGTTTCATGGGCGTGTCAGATCGTAAGGTGCGGCGCGGCTTTCGCCGTCGTCAGGAAACCCCTACATAGAATTCCGTAGTCTACCCATACGTACGGAAATCGGGGTGTTGCTACGCTTCCTTCCAGGGAGACTATTGGCATGACCGCGATGACCGAATCGACGACCCAGCAGGATCAGCCCGTGCAGAAGGTCCGCGTATTACTCGCCGACGACCACACCATCCTGCGAAGCGGCTTGCGGATGCTGCTGGAGAGCAATCCGGCGATCGAAGTGATCGGCGAGGCCGCCGACGGCGTCGAGGCCATCAAGCAGGCGCGCGAACTCGGGCCCGACCTGGTGATCATGGACGTGACCATGCCCCGCATCGACGGGCTTGCGGCCACCACCGAGATCAAGCGCGTGCTCCCCACGACCAAGATCCTCATCCTGTCGATGAACGAGGGCGACGAGTTCCTCTTCAAGGCCCTCAAGGCGGGCGGCTCGGGGTACGTGTACAAGCGCGCCGCCGAAGCGGAACTGCACAACGCCATCAAGGAGGTCATGCGCGGCGGCACGTACGTCCGCGAGGCCATGCAGCAGCGCCTGGTGCAGGATGCGCTGGAGCGCTGGGAGCACGGCGACAACCGGCCGGTCGAGGAATTGACGCCCCGCGAGAAGGAAGTCCTCGCCCTGATCGCCTCGGGCCTCACC
Encoded here:
- a CDS encoding acetyl-CoA hydrolase/transferase family protein, whose amino-acid sequence is MTPDEAVKLVQSGQRVFFQGGHATSMVLLEALCRRAPELSDVEIVHLHSELPAPHVDPQLAGHLRHNALFCGANTRAAVNEGNADYTPVFLSDVPHLIRNGKLHVDVAMVQVSPPDAHGFCTLGTSVDVARAAVDSAGTVVAHINPRMPRTHGDAQVHVSRFAAAVEEACELPEKPAHRGDPASEEIGRLVADLIPGGATLQVGVGAAPGAILRALANHADLGIHSELLSEEIVDLIEAGVVTNARKSLDPGVTVASFALGGRRMFDYLDDNPAVHLRGTDYTNDPAIIKHQERMVAINSAIEIDLTGQVCAESIGPYLYSGVGGQVDFLRGAALSKGGLPIIALPATARGASASRITPMLGPGAAVTTTRAHVHWVVTEYGAANLHGMTLRERADALIGLAHPDFRAELRRWSRQGLAVIMPGFQAVRELGKSGA
- a CDS encoding sulfite exporter TauE/SafE family protein — protein: MRIPAAPAGWDNGAVVFDTLGMLAMGLAASAHCGAMCGALVGACSQGGGVGRGFAFQAGRLAGYTALGAACGAAGALLDLGAGALMLPRVAAILAGGLLVLLALEQLGFKGLKLPRFQAFSRLVGAALRLPGVAGPFCVGLALAVLPCGVLYSAAAVAAGSADPVRGALLLASFGMGGMLPLAALGGLFTWAWRRGAGTLLNRAAAVAILGLGLWTLAGRGLAVPGGAAAHDSHHHHHVSEGGNP
- a CDS encoding response regulator, with amino-acid sequence MPLASRKDDPPLQVKERKLRALVDAGILLTQELSLDAVLQRIVEVASQLLAARYAALGVLAEDGMSLKTFVTTGLSEEQKRAIGNYPTGRGLLGAVIRAGKPLRLADLTKHPASAGFPDHHPPMKSFLGVPISFRGKVFGRLYLTEKIGGEEFSLEDEELASVLAAQAGVAVENALLYQQAREANRLKSEFLANMSHELRTPMNAIIGFTELVLSGSHGPLTDKQERSLERVLRNGKNLLGLINDVLDLSRIEAGKMAITEEDFRPLQTIQAVFSTLEPMATQKRLGVVVIDDGAPDVVRGDEARVRQIVLNLVSNAIKFTHTGEVRVIARREDAERWSIRVEDTGIGVAPEHLDVIFEEFRQVDASSSRQAGGSGLGLAISRNLARLMNGELRVESEVGKGSAFTVVLPVQLIARLGAAEPLPEPDAASRKPGRCILAIDDDPDVLDLMTEKLAGSGYQIFTAKTGEEGLRLARELAPDVITLDIMMPRLDGWQVLRSLKEADQTRDIPVVIVSILENRTLGFSLGAAEYLVKPVSRDRLLSVLDRLALSTEGRILVVDDTPDDRLLVREALEAAGFDVAEAANGPDALAWMEREVPRLLVLDLMMPGMDGFEVLLRVRERPALRNLPILIFTAMDLSPEMRERLETGTQRVLSKATTPAEQLIDELRALMRGLDWRESAARQGA
- a CDS encoding response regulator; this translates as MARILLVEDVEDNRDLARELLEEAGFEVVEAVNGLEALDLVKSEAFDMVLLDLSLPLVDGWETLRQMRASADLAKIPVVAVTAHVMAGDRERVLEAGFIGYIPKPISVGTFAQEVRAYLAALKR
- a CDS encoding hybrid sensor histidine kinase/response regulator, encoding METPIMRDQRPRVLAIDDNEDNLALLEGVLDSCDLTLAGSGPAGLEIARSSHPDLILLDIQMPGMDGFSVLQALRADDRTARIPVVLLTAAYRDAESIARGLELGAAEYLTKPIQAEELRVRVGAVLRSTASERELARLRRDFSSMLLHDLRTPLESVRLAVSLLGGQAPEDRRKELVAMANGGLIEVVDLVEGLIEGYRLDEGELVLDRRDVNISQLAAAIVSRFALIAKQRQMRILPEIAPPDLRAYADERILRRVLNNLVGNALKYAEPGDIRVRAVIEGRRLKVEVIDSGPGMEPEVRDRAFDRFFHQGRRRDKHQGGFGLGLAFCKQAVEAHGGEIGIDSAQGRGTRVWLFLPCRNS
- a CDS encoding universal stress protein, producing the protein MKLLVATDGTQSAEFALDHVAHLPLREGVPEILVLTVSRTAAGISTLANAKALLRAHGLTGKALWRVGEDVAATIVETAVDEKVDLIVLGCRTRQQSGAAPPDSVSDGVACLSPVPVLVVKTPEF
- a CDS encoding response regulator transcription factor — protein: MTESTTQQDQPVQKVRVLLADDHTILRSGLRMLLESNPAIEVIGEAADGVEAIKQARELGPDLVIMDVTMPRIDGLAATTEIKRVLPTTKILILSMNEGDEFLFKALKAGGSGYVYKRAAEAELHNAIKEVMRGGTYVREAMQQRLVQDALERWEHGDNRPVEELTPREKEVLALIASGLTNQEIADKLVISVRTVETHRSHIIDKLGIRKRSELVNYALRKGLVE